Part of the Oligoflexia bacterium genome is shown below.
ACGACATTCTCATTGGCCATTGCAATTTCTAAAACCGTTTCGGGTTCCATCTTAAGCGATGTGCGAGAGGGTACGTTGTATAAAATGATCGGAAGTTTTGTGGATTGAGCAATTGCCGCATAATGTTTCACAAGCCCACGTTGTGGAGGCTTATTGTAATAGGGTGTCACGGTCAGTAGACCACCGGGTTTTATTTTTTCAAATACACTGGCAAGATAAATGCTCTCTTGTGTGCTAAATGTGCCGTTTCCTACAATGACCGGAACTTGGCCTGAAATTTCAGTAATAACAAAATTTAAAAGTTTTGTTTTTTCTTCTAAACTCAAGGTTGTTGATTCGCCGGTGGTTCCGCAAACAACAAAACCTTCAATGCCATTATCAATTTGAAAACGTAAAAGTGTTTTTAGTGAATTAAAATCTATTTCCCCATTCTTAAAGGGTGTAATAAGTGCCGTTGTAACACCTTCAAAAAAATGACTTAAAACACCGCTCACAAAAGTGCCTCCGGCTTAATTTCACCTTCACAAATAAAACGCGCCTCACCGGCTAGTGTGGCAAAACTTAAATCTGAATCTGTATCAACGTGAAGCATGCCACCAGGCACTTTCACTTCTACCGAGCCCTTCATTCCGCCAAGCACGGCCGC
Proteins encoded:
- the dapA gene encoding 4-hydroxy-tetrahydrodipicolinate synthase, with amino-acid sequence MSGVLSHFFEGVTTALITPFKNGEIDFNSLKTLLRFQIDNGIEGFVVCGTTGESTTLSLEEKTKLLNFVITEISGQVPVIVGNGTFSTQESIYLASVFEKIKPGGLLTVTPYYNKPPQRGLVKHYAAIAQSTKLPIILYNVPSRTSLKMEPETVLEIAMANENVVGVKEAAGDIEVIKKLKKICPKDFMILSGDDGTFTEAMAYGAQGVISVLSHVVPSWCVKAAEAGRESFKLGKKSEVVDKLTSEIKEVCDLLFCEANPIPVKWAMKEMGIIESGELRLPLVELDKKFHKPMLDVLRKMGSL